A part of Miscanthus floridulus cultivar M001 chromosome 6, ASM1932011v1, whole genome shotgun sequence genomic DNA contains:
- the LOC136460279 gene encoding uncharacterized protein: protein MSSQHVFSVFSQGVVHAPNESTPTLPLTTSVSELLKSAEQESVEVVDKVVQNLINPEVGMAFDSEDKAYEMPPSRPRRPPRLFVDDSTGRVVLAEAGEDAVAFILSVLADPRAAVDELLRGRLLRQSLCLRGPPAAGRLRRFLEARGQGQGQGHHGVAPLPLRPPRVPLQRRRVAGARLRVPLRCAPCCAATRRRRDTEVHFLEASFYRRPDGSAVTTGRGAGRSGDTFYRCKARDDVRGRDFLPCRYRVTDKRGVRCLLCHGLTSVEVKCAKADGGGEAAGSACRYAILDDLTVKPVVSAGGLSVAVLLSAVGVTADAATVREVNVPFAYKEGLGMIWASLHSKTVLTNVFRSAVVAGAGRRR from the exons ATGTCATCTCAACATGTGTTTTCTGTTTTCTCACAGGGGGTCGTTCATGCACCCAACGAGTCGACGCCCACATTGCCCTTGACTACCTCAGTTTCAGAGTTACTGAAATCTGCAGAACAAGAATCAGTTGAG GTGGTTGATAAAGTTGTGCAAAATTTGATTAATCCAGAAGTTGGAATGGCTTTTGATTCAGAGGATAAAGCTTATGAGAT GCCACCATCACGACCACGACGACCGCCGCGGCTCTTCGTGGACGACTCCACGGGCCGCGTGGTGCTCGCGGAGGCAGGCGAGGACGCCGTCGCCTTCATCCTCTCCGTCCTCGCCGACCCTCgcgccgccgtcgacgagctgCTCCGTGGCCGGCTGCTACGCCAGTCTCTCTGCCTTCGAGGCCCTCCTGCCGCGGGGCGCCTCCGCCGCTTCCTCGAGGCCCGCGGGCAAGGGCAGGGACAGGGGCATCATGGCGTGGCGCCTCTTCCGCTGCGACCACCTCGGGTGCCGCTGCAGCGACGTCGCGTCGCCGGCGCCCGGCTCCGCGTGCCCCTGCGCTGCGCGCCCTGCTGCGCCGCCACCCGGCGGAGGCGCGACACGGAGGTCCACTTCCTCGAGGCCTCCTTCTACCGCCGCCCCGACGGATCCGCCGTGACCACCGGCCGCGGCGCCGGCCGGAGCGGGGACACCTTCTACCGCTGCAAGGCGCGCGACGACGTTCGCGGGCGCGACTTCCTACCGTGCCGCTACCGCGTCACGGACAAGCGCGGGGTCCGGTGCCTGCTCTGCCACGGCCTCACCTCCGTGGAGGTCAAGTGCGCCAAGGCCGACGGCGGTGGCGAGGCGGCCGGGTCCGCATGCCGCTACGCCATCCTCGACGACCTCACCGTCAAGCCCGTCGTCAGCGCCGGCGGACTCAGCGTTGCCGTGCTGCTCTCCGCCGTCGGCGTCACGGCCGACGCAGCCACCGTGCGCGAGGTGAACGTGCCCTTCGCGTACAAGGAG GGTCTCGGCATGATCTGGGCTTCGCTCCACTCCAAGACCGTTCTAACCAACGTCTTCCGCTCCGCCGTCGTCGCTGGGGCTGGGCGCCGCCGATGA